In Thalassotalea fonticola, a single genomic region encodes these proteins:
- the def gene encoding peptide deformylase, protein MTILNVLRFPDERLRTVAKEVTEVNDDIRKITEDMFETMYEENGVGLAATQVNIHQRIVVIDVSDDKSDPLVLINPVITEKSGEIMINEEGCLSVPGNYAKVDRHTEVTVTALDAQGKEFTRQASELLAICIQHELDHLQGVLFIDYLSPLKRQRIKTKLEKAARLEAKA, encoded by the coding sequence ATGACTATTTTAAATGTATTACGCTTCCCGGATGAACGCCTAAGAACTGTTGCTAAAGAAGTAACCGAAGTCAATGATGACATTAGAAAAATTACTGAAGACATGTTCGAAACCATGTATGAAGAAAACGGTGTAGGCCTTGCCGCTACACAAGTAAATATTCACCAACGAATTGTGGTAATCGATGTTTCTGACGACAAGTCAGATCCCTTAGTACTGATTAACCCAGTTATTACCGAAAAAAGCGGTGAAATAATGATAAACGAAGAAGGTTGTTTATCTGTTCCTGGAAATTACGCAAAAGTTGACCGCCATACTGAAGTAACGGTAACGGCTCTTGATGCTCAAGGTAAGGAATTTACGCGACAAGCAAGTGAGCTTCTCGCTATTTGTATTCAACATGAACTGGATCATTTGCAAGGTGTTTTATTTATTGACTATTTGTCACCATTAAAGCGCCAGCGCATTAAAACAAAATTAGAAAAAGCAGCACGTTTAGAAGCCAAAGCTTAG